Proteins from one Bacteroides mediterraneensis genomic window:
- a CDS encoding DUF6078 family protein translates to MKKNPYKEAPASFSICLHTDCTCASNCLRQLAYPVLLEREAFLHLANPARCTKDTSCPYYRDATPVTYMRGFSQMKKQMYPDQYQKFMNILIAHFGRNPYFERRRGERKLPPKEQEIIRKALKQAGVTDNLEFDLKEDELNWYD, encoded by the coding sequence ATGAAAAAGAATCCTTACAAAGAGGCTCCGGCCAGTTTTTCCATCTGCTTACATACTGACTGTACCTGCGCTTCCAATTGCCTGCGCCAGCTTGCCTATCCGGTACTGCTGGAACGGGAGGCATTCCTGCACCTGGCCAATCCCGCACGATGCACCAAAGATACTTCCTGCCCGTACTACCGCGATGCCACTCCGGTGACCTACATGCGCGGTTTCAGCCAAATGAAAAAGCAAATGTACCCCGACCAATACCAGAAATTCATGAATATCCTGATTGCCCACTTCGGACGAAATCCTTATTTTGAAAGAAGAAGAGGGGAAAGAAAACTGCCTCCCAAGGAACAGGAAATCATCCGCAAGGCCTTGAAGCAGGCTGGAGTGACAGACAACTTGGAATTCGACCTGAAGGAAGACGAACTCAACTGGTACGATTAG
- a CDS encoding helix-turn-helix domain-containing protein: MKREVFTQYDLDSVSQMQFEMTELSRLFAENGSHPYEAHIHSFYQIIWFRKGTGVHYVDFKEYPVADNTMFFISPGQIHYFETGRQVEGVVIHFNESFLSDEGSSENVFLKYNVFNAFDASPYYLIRRENAGKLALLVNEMEEEIRNEGLFAHSDLLKYLIKMLLIYVQRTGERGHGLPLCINNAANRTFVRFRQSLEHHYRSMHTVKEYAAHLNVSTKTLTNCVYESSHSTPLALINDRIVLEAKRQLLHSSLKVKEIAFQLGFEDPSYFIKFFKRYVGCLPAEFREQ; this comes from the coding sequence ATGAAAAGAGAAGTGTTCACCCAATACGATTTAGATTCCGTCTCGCAGATGCAGTTTGAGATGACGGAACTTTCCCGGCTTTTTGCCGAAAACGGTTCTCACCCTTACGAGGCGCACATACACAGTTTTTATCAGATAATATGGTTCCGGAAAGGGACGGGCGTGCATTATGTGGATTTCAAGGAATATCCGGTGGCGGACAACACGATGTTTTTCATCTCCCCCGGGCAAATCCATTACTTCGAGACTGGCAGACAGGTGGAAGGCGTTGTTATACATTTTAATGAAAGTTTCCTATCGGACGAGGGAAGTAGCGAGAACGTCTTTCTGAAATACAATGTGTTCAATGCGTTCGACGCTTCGCCCTACTATCTCATCCGCCGGGAGAACGCAGGGAAACTGGCACTTCTCGTAAATGAAATGGAGGAAGAAATACGCAATGAGGGACTTTTTGCGCACAGCGATTTATTGAAGTACCTCATCAAGATGTTGTTGATTTACGTGCAGCGGACAGGAGAAAGGGGACACGGGCTACCACTGTGTATCAACAATGCCGCCAACCGCACCTTCGTCCGCTTCCGCCAGTCGTTGGAACATCATTACCGCTCGATGCATACGGTGAAGGAATATGCCGCCCACCTGAACGTGTCCACCAAGACGCTGACTAATTGCGTGTATGAAAGTTCGCACAGCACACCGCTTGCGCTCATAAACGATCGCATTGTACTGGAAGCCAAGCGCCAGTTGCTTCATTCCAGCCTGAAAGTGAAGGAAATCGCCTTTCAGCTTGGCTTCGAGGACCCGTCTTATTTCATCAAGTTCTTCAAGCGGTATGTGGGCTGTCTGCCGGCCGAATTTAGAGAACAGTAA
- a CDS encoding DUF4405 domain-containing protein yields the protein MKRIFVIDWILIVVFIVSAISGFGLHVAGHGGSHVIWHNWAVFHVLGSVLFFVAIIFHVVTHRGWYKGIMQKGIGRKSKVTVVLSVIFLLLSVTGLALLGINGANSPLGLWHYKIGIITTVIALGHVIKRLSVLRKSLNCRM from the coding sequence ATGAAAAGAATTTTTGTAATAGATTGGATATTGATTGTTGTATTTATCGTATCTGCCATTTCAGGATTTGGTTTGCATGTGGCCGGACATGGTGGCAGTCATGTAATTTGGCATAACTGGGCTGTTTTTCATGTTTTGGGTAGTGTCTTATTTTTTGTTGCCATAATATTCCACGTGGTCACGCATCGGGGATGGTATAAAGGAATTATGCAAAAAGGAATAGGCAGAAAGAGTAAAGTTACAGTTGTCCTGTCTGTCATATTTTTATTGCTATCCGTTACGGGTCTTGCACTATTGGGTATAAATGGGGCAAACTCTCCACTTGGATTGTGGCATTATAAAATAGGAATTATAACTACAGTTATAGCTCTTGGACATGTGATAAAGCGATTGTCTGTTCTTCGTAAGTCGCTGAATTGTAGGATGTAG
- a CDS encoding TerB family tellurite resistance protein has translation MGYGKWIGGIMGFMTMGPLGALAGFAIGSLFDKSVAAQNEMGETSGTYTQEDIYAGQRNSFLFSMLVMASYIIRADGRIMHSEMEFVRQFLRVNFGVNAVDEGERILLNLFEQRKQMERNDPSAFRRTIRECGAQIAANLTYEQRLQLLDFLVKIAQSDGNVCQAEIDALKEVAQSMQLSLQEVDSMLNLKGNSLEDAYKVLEIEPTASDEEVRKAYRSLVLKHHPDRVATLGEDIRKAAEEKLQRINDAKERIFKARGMK, from the coding sequence ATGGGATACGGAAAATGGATTGGGGGAATCATGGGATTCATGACCATGGGACCTCTGGGGGCCTTGGCGGGATTTGCCATCGGCTCTTTGTTTGACAAAAGTGTGGCTGCACAGAATGAAATGGGAGAGACTTCCGGAACTTATACGCAGGAGGATATTTATGCCGGGCAGCGTAACAGTTTCTTGTTCTCCATGCTGGTCATGGCTTCGTATATTATTCGTGCAGACGGTCGCATCATGCACAGTGAGATGGAATTTGTACGTCAGTTCCTGCGGGTTAATTTTGGTGTCAATGCAGTGGACGAGGGTGAACGTATTTTGCTGAATCTGTTTGAACAGCGCAAGCAGATGGAGCGGAATGACCCTTCTGCGTTTCGTCGTACCATCCGGGAATGTGGGGCGCAGATTGCTGCCAATTTGACCTATGAACAGCGTCTGCAGTTGCTCGATTTCTTGGTAAAGATTGCCCAGAGTGACGGCAATGTGTGTCAGGCAGAGATTGACGCGCTGAAGGAAGTAGCTCAGTCCATGCAGTTGTCTTTACAGGAAGTGGATTCCATGCTGAACCTGAAGGGCAATTCACTGGAGGATGCCTACAAGGTGCTGGAAATCGAACCTACCGCTTCGGACGAAGAAGTACGCAAGGCTTATCGCAGTCTCGTGTTGAAGCATCATCCTGACCGCGTGGCTACGTTGGGGGAAGACATCCGGAAAGCTGCCGAAGAAAAACTCCAGCGCATCAATGATGCGAAGGAGCGGATTTTCAAGGCACGTGGTATGAAATAA
- a CDS encoding Crp/Fnr family transcriptional regulator, whose amino-acid sequence MEEGKIANEIYLIRKGCLRLFFYNEGKDITFQFFFEGDFVSSFDSLYKGTPSLFSLESIEPSEVVSIKKEDFYHKIESDPALRLLYEEKIIERFSLYQHLFLSRIKNTPQQRYEELLKEYPTIVQRVPLHYIASYLGITPVSLSRIRNRR is encoded by the coding sequence TTGGAAGAGGGTAAGATTGCGAATGAGATATACCTTATCCGCAAAGGATGTCTAAGATTATTTTTCTACAATGAAGGAAAGGATATAACTTTTCAATTCTTTTTTGAAGGTGATTTTGTGTCCTCATTTGATAGTCTGTATAAAGGTACACCCAGCTTGTTCTCATTAGAAAGTATTGAGCCGTCTGAGGTCGTGTCAATTAAAAAAGAAGATTTCTATCATAAAATAGAAAGTGATCCTGCCTTGAGACTGCTATACGAGGAGAAAATTATAGAGCGATTCAGCCTTTACCAGCACTTGTTTTTGTCCCGTATCAAGAATACGCCACAACAGAGATACGAAGAATTGTTGAAGGAATACCCTACTATTGTCCAACGGGTACCGCTACATTATATCGCTTCTTATCTTGGTATTACGCCTGTTTCACTGTCCCGTATTAGAAATCGTCGTTAA